The window ACTTTGAGCAGTTTTTTGGTTTCTTCTGCTACCTCGCCTACTTCAAAGGTATAGGCATGGTCTCCATAAAAGCCATTTTTTAGGGCACCGCAATCCACAGAAATGATATCACCTTCCTTGAGGGGCTCATTTCCGGGAATACCATGTACCACTTGGGCATTAGGGCTCCAGTTGAGCGTGTTCGGAAAATCGTACATCCCTAAAAAGCCAGGTTCAGCTCCTTGTTCCCGAATGAAGTCCTCGGCCATTTTATCCAACTTCAAGGGGTTGGCACCGGGCTTTATTTCTTTGGCCAACATACCCAAGGTACGGGATACGACCAATGCGCTTTCGCGCATCAACTCAATTTCCTCTGCTGTTTTTACTTTGATCATGCGGCAAAGATAAATTGATTCTATCGATTTAAAGGTATTTGACCTAAACCAATGGTTTTTGGGTCATGGCTTCGGGTTGTGGAACGTTCAACATTTTTAGTATGGTCGGGGCAATATCCCCCAGAACGCCATTTTGTACTTCCTTGATGTCCTTGTCCACCAAAATCAGAGGAACTGGATTGGTGGTATGTGCCGTATTGGGGCTGCCATCAGGATTGATCATGGTGTCGCAGTTACCGTGGTCGGCAATTACAATGGTGGAATAACCGTTTTCCAATCCGGCCGTAATAACGTCCTTCGCGCATTCATCAACCGTTTCACACGCTTTGATGGCTGCTTCCATAACCCCGGTGTGGCCTACCATGTCAGGATTCGCAAAATTGAGGCATACAAAGTCGGCTTCCCCTTTTTTGAGCTCGGGAATGATGGCATCCCGAATGTCATAAGCGCTCATCTCTGGCTGAAGGTCGTATGTGGCTACCTTGGGTGATGGGCAAAGAATCCGTTGTTCGCCCTCGAAAGGCTCCTCGCGTCCACCATTAAAGAAGAAGGTAACGTGCGGATATTTTTCGGTCTCGGCTATTCGAATCTGCTTTTTGCCATGCTTGGCAAGGGTTTCACCGAGAGTGTCCTTAATGTTCTCTTTGTTGAAAATGATTTTGATGCCCTTGAAGGATTCATCATAATTGGTCATGGTCACATAATACAAGTCCAATTTGTGCATGTTCTGCTCGTGAAAATCCATCTGGCTCAGGGCCTGCGTGAGTTCACGGCCCCTATCGGTCCTGAAATTAAAGAAAATAATGACATCACCATCCTTGATTTTGGCAAGCGGTTCATTGTTTGAATCGGTCATGACCAAGGGCTTGATAAATTCATCGGTTACCCCTTCATCATAGCTCTTTTGCACGGCTTTCCCAATGTTTTGGGTTTTTTCGCCTTCGGCGTTTACGACCACATCGTAGGCCATTTTTACCCGCTCCCAACGTTTGTCACGATCCATGGCGTAGTATCTTCCGATTACAGAAGCCAGTTTGGTCTTTTTGTCCGCGCAAAATTGGTCCAAGTCCACCAAAAAGCCCTTTCCGCTTTTGGGATCCACATCACGGCCATCGGTAAAGGCATGAATATAGGCGTGCTCTACCCCGCTTTCATCGGCAGCTGTGATCAAAGCCTTTAAATGGTCGATATGGCTATGCACCCCACCATCGCTCACCAATCCCAAAAAGTGCACGGGTTTGTTGTTGGTTTTGGCGTAGTCGAATGCATCTTTAAGGACCTGTTCGTTTTTTAAGGTGTCTTCTTTTACGGCTTTGTTGATTTTTGCCAGATCTTGATATACGATACGTCCAGCTCCCAAATTCATGTGCCCCACCTCGCTGTTTCCCATCTGTCCTTCAGGTAGCCCTACGTTCATGCCATCGGTGAGCAAGTCTGCATCTGGGTAGTTTTTATAGAGTGAATCAACGAATGGTGTGTTTGCTTTTTCAATGGCCGAAACATTTGGATCGGGAGATTTTCCCCATCCATCCAAAATCATAAGAATAACCTTTTTGTTCATAGTTGAAAGTTGTACTACAAAAGTAAAATGATCTCCTTGGATGCCCTAGCTTTTTGTTAAAATTATAATTGCGGAATTGTTAATTATTTTATGTTAAAATTGAAGGATAGTTAAAATTTAGTTATATAACTGTTAATCGTGTAACAGGACGGGTTTTTGAAAGTCTATTTTTATAACAAGTAAATTCATTAATCAAAAACATTCATCATGAAAAAAACAATTTTCACAGTGGCCGCATTTTCCATGTTGGCCCTAAGCGGCATTACTGCCAACGAACCTGTTGCCACTAACAACACGGTCAACCTTGAAATGGTAGCTCCCGATGAACTCAGCGCTTTCTGCAAGGCGGTGATGCAAGGGGATGTGGACACTGTAAAAAAGTTTATCGAACTGGGGGAGGATGTCAACCAAAAATCTTTGGGAAGGGCTCCTATCCATTATGCCGCTAGGTACAACAAGGCGGAAGTTTTGAAGGTACTCATCGAAAATGGGGCCAACCTGAAAATGCGCTGCGATGGGGGAATGACCGCCATGAAGTACGCAAAAATGTCCAATGCAACTGAAGCTCAGTCCGTTTTGGAAACTGCTATGAAAAAATAGAAAAGGAGTTTATTCGTCGAACGAAAAAGGCCCTATCCAAACGGATGGGGCCTTTGCTCATTTTACATAATTATAGTGTCCTTGCAAAAGAGTGTGTCTCGCGGCTTAGAATTCAAAGCCTGTAAAAGCTCTGTACAAAAATGCGTAAAAGGCCATGAACAACATGACCGCGCAAAATATCGAATATCCCTTCAAGAAATATACGACAAAGCTAGGTTTGCAATCGTCAAACGCCTCTAAATAGAGATCTTTAAAGTGTACTAGTGTTCCCATATGTTCTCTCTTTTTACCGCATAAAAAGATTAAGAGAACGTAGGTAGGATTCGGGTTTACTCAAAGATAAGGAATAAAAGACAGAATGCCTTTTTTATCGATAAACAGCCAATTCTATCGACCGGAATATTTTTCGATGGCCTCTTTTATTTTTTCTATCCTGTTTTCGGGGTCGGGATGGG is drawn from Flagellimonas sp. MMG031 and contains these coding sequences:
- the gpmI gene encoding 2,3-bisphosphoglycerate-independent phosphoglycerate mutase; its protein translation is MNKKVILMILDGWGKSPDPNVSAIEKANTPFVDSLYKNYPDADLLTDGMNVGLPEGQMGNSEVGHMNLGAGRIVYQDLAKINKAVKEDTLKNEQVLKDAFDYAKTNNKPVHFLGLVSDGGVHSHIDHLKALITAADESGVEHAYIHAFTDGRDVDPKSGKGFLVDLDQFCADKKTKLASVIGRYYAMDRDKRWERVKMAYDVVVNAEGEKTQNIGKAVQKSYDEGVTDEFIKPLVMTDSNNEPLAKIKDGDVIIFFNFRTDRGRELTQALSQMDFHEQNMHKLDLYYVTMTNYDESFKGIKIIFNKENIKDTLGETLAKHGKKQIRIAETEKYPHVTFFFNGGREEPFEGEQRILCPSPKVATYDLQPEMSAYDIRDAIIPELKKGEADFVCLNFANPDMVGHTGVMEAAIKACETVDECAKDVITAGLENGYSTIVIADHGNCDTMINPDGSPNTAHTTNPVPLILVDKDIKEVQNGVLGDIAPTILKMLNVPQPEAMTQKPLV
- a CDS encoding ankyrin repeat domain-containing protein is translated as MKKTIFTVAAFSMLALSGITANEPVATNNTVNLEMVAPDELSAFCKAVMQGDVDTVKKFIELGEDVNQKSLGRAPIHYAARYNKAEVLKVLIENGANLKMRCDGGMTAMKYAKMSNATEAQSVLETAMKK
- a CDS encoding DUF6747 family protein; amino-acid sequence: MGTLVHFKDLYLEAFDDCKPSFVVYFLKGYSIFCAVMLFMAFYAFLYRAFTGFEF